The Halobellus sp. MBLA0158 genome has a window encoding:
- a CDS encoding dihydropteroate synthase, which yields MRTVDAAGLPIGDEHPPRIMGVLNVSKESPYDPSVFDDPGEAAAYVDEELIDQGADIVDVGLESANKRFEVLSAEGELERLETAIQTIESVSGEAVFSIETRYHEVAEEALDRGFDMVNDICGFADPEMPRVCAERDVAVAKMASPPDLTRPGAIEDVDDIYDALSLNGFTDKTLVDPAFGGWSEDKTLADDRETFRRLREFRGLGYPILVSINRKNFLREVAGRSTEEALPVSLAATSMAVERGAHVIRTHDVAETRDAALIGHEFARSRVRERGAGDVAVEELDVTAPAEARRHLDRLGAADAADAARDAATGVFELGGLSDGDIGALSTAAARSGATVVVGDGGDVQAARGDVAPRSDGGSDSGPDGRSALLFGTPRALAGFPDRVDDRSEASDGLAAALDTIAEAVE from the coding sequence ATGCGAACTGTCGACGCCGCCGGACTGCCGATCGGTGACGAGCACCCGCCGCGGATTATGGGCGTGCTCAACGTCTCGAAGGAGTCCCCCTACGACCCGAGCGTCTTCGACGACCCCGGCGAGGCCGCCGCCTACGTCGACGAGGAGCTCATCGACCAGGGCGCCGATATCGTCGACGTCGGCCTCGAATCGGCGAACAAGCGCTTCGAGGTGCTCTCCGCGGAGGGGGAGCTCGAACGGCTCGAAACGGCTATCCAGACGATCGAGAGCGTCTCCGGCGAGGCCGTCTTCTCGATCGAGACGCGCTACCACGAGGTCGCCGAGGAGGCGCTCGACCGCGGCTTCGATATGGTGAACGACATCTGCGGCTTCGCCGATCCGGAGATGCCCCGCGTCTGTGCGGAGCGCGACGTCGCGGTCGCGAAGATGGCCTCGCCGCCGGACCTGACCCGGCCGGGCGCGATTGAGGACGTCGACGATATCTACGACGCGCTCTCGCTCAACGGCTTCACCGACAAGACGCTCGTCGACCCCGCCTTCGGCGGCTGGTCCGAGGACAAGACGCTAGCGGACGACCGCGAGACGTTCCGCCGGCTCCGGGAGTTCCGCGGCCTCGGCTATCCGATCCTGGTCTCCATCAATCGAAAGAACTTCCTCCGCGAGGTCGCCGGCCGCTCGACGGAGGAGGCGCTGCCGGTGTCGCTGGCGGCGACCTCGATGGCGGTCGAACGCGGCGCGCACGTGATCCGCACCCACGACGTCGCCGAGACGCGGGACGCCGCGCTGATCGGCCACGAATTCGCCCGCTCGCGCGTCCGCGAGCGCGGCGCCGGCGACGTCGCCGTCGAGGAACTGGACGTGACCGCGCCCGCCGAGGCGAGGCGCCACCTCGACCGACTGGGCGCTGCCGACGCCGCCGACGCCGCCCGCGACGCCGCGACCGGCGTGTTCGAGCTCGGCGGGCTCTCCGACGGCGACATCGGCGCGCTCTCGACCGCTGCGGCCCGCTCGGGAGCGACCGTGGTCGTCGGCGACGGCGGCGACGTCCAGGCCGCTCGCGGCGACGTGGCGCCCCGGAGCGACGGCGGAAGCGACTCGGGTCCAGACGGCCGGAGCGCGCTTCTGTTCGGGACGCCGCGGGCGCTCGCCGGGTTCCCCGACCGCGTCGACGACCGATCGGAAGCGTCCGACGGTCTGGCCGCGGCGCTCGATACGATCGCGGAGGCCGTCGAATGA
- a CDS encoding 6-hydroxymethylpterin diphosphokinase MptE-like protein, protein MRFETWEPIYEAILRDFGYPREGDERARGVITEYATPFDLDRLDCAGQTVAVVGAAPGLAEEVDRVADADRIFAASTAADIVLDAGYDLDCFVTDLDKNPETAVELSRDGIPVAAHAHGDNVDLVEAWVPRCDADHVLATTQAAPVDSVYNFGGFTDGDRAAFLADALGAADLRFVGWDFDDPDVSDAKARKLRWAERLLHLLERRRGERFAVLDGRREGIDPIEVGEG, encoded by the coding sequence ATGCGCTTCGAGACCTGGGAGCCGATCTACGAGGCGATCCTCCGCGACTTCGGGTACCCCCGCGAGGGCGACGAGCGCGCCAGAGGCGTCATCACCGAGTACGCGACGCCCTTCGACCTCGACCGACTCGACTGTGCGGGCCAGACCGTCGCCGTCGTCGGCGCCGCGCCCGGCCTCGCCGAGGAGGTCGACCGCGTCGCCGACGCCGACCGGATATTCGCGGCTTCGACGGCCGCGGACATCGTTCTGGATGCCGGCTACGACCTCGACTGCTTCGTCACGGACCTCGACAAGAACCCCGAGACGGCGGTGGAACTGAGCCGGGACGGGATCCCGGTCGCGGCCCACGCCCACGGCGACAACGTCGACCTCGTCGAGGCGTGGGTGCCGCGGTGCGACGCCGACCACGTGCTCGCGACGACCCAGGCCGCGCCCGTGGATTCGGTGTACAACTTCGGCGGCTTCACCGACGGCGACCGGGCGGCCTTCCTGGCCGACGCGCTCGGCGCGGCCGACCTCCGGTTCGTCGGCTGGGACTTCGACGATCCCGACGTGAGCGACGCGAAGGCGCGGAAGCTCCGGTGGGCCGAGCGCCTGCTCCACCTCCTCGAACGACGGCGGGGCGAGCGGTTCGCCGTTCTGGACGGACGCCGCGAGGGGATCGACCCGATCGAAGTCGGCGAGGGCTGA
- a CDS encoding cryptochrome/photolyase family protein: MQIHWHRRDLRAADNRALSAAADAVESDAVGADATDGESGGVVPVFVFDDAVLDHAGAPRVRYLLDALAELRAWYRERGSDLVVVRGDPASVIPDLAEEYDADRVVWNRDYSGLARERDARVRRALNDRDVARESFHDAIFHEPGSITTNEGEPYSVFTYFWKKWRDREKPEPLDAPAPDALVDIDGDELPTIQELGFDEPEADVQSAGTDAARERLRAFCEDGIFRYEDDRDYPTRNAVSRLSTDLKFGTIGIREVYEATATAHERADGDEVDSVEEYQSQLAWREFYAHVLFYNPEVVTENFRTYEREIEWRNDPEELRAWKDGETGYPIVDAGMRQLKREAYMHNRVRMIVASFLTKDLQIDWREGYDHFRIHLADHDTANDNGGWQWAASTGTDAQPYFRIFNPMTQGERYDPDAEYITEYVPELRGVEPDLIHEWHELSPTQRANAAPEYPEPIVDHSERRESALAMFEAARGDE, encoded by the coding sequence ATGCAGATTCACTGGCACCGCCGAGACCTCCGGGCGGCGGACAACCGGGCGCTTTCGGCCGCCGCCGACGCGGTCGAGTCTGACGCAGTCGGGGCCGACGCGACCGACGGTGAGTCGGGGGGCGTCGTCCCGGTCTTCGTCTTCGACGACGCGGTCCTCGACCACGCCGGCGCGCCGCGCGTCCGCTATCTGCTCGACGCGCTCGCCGAACTGCGGGCGTGGTACCGCGAGCGCGGCTCGGACCTCGTCGTCGTCCGCGGGGATCCGGCGTCGGTCATCCCGGACCTCGCCGAGGAGTACGACGCCGACCGGGTCGTCTGGAACAGGGACTACTCGGGGCTCGCCCGCGAGCGCGACGCCCGCGTGCGACGGGCGCTGAACGACCGCGACGTCGCCCGGGAGTCGTTCCACGACGCCATCTTCCACGAGCCGGGGTCGATCACGACGAACGAGGGCGAGCCCTACTCGGTGTTCACCTACTTCTGGAAGAAGTGGCGCGACCGCGAGAAGCCCGAGCCCCTCGACGCGCCCGCCCCCGACGCCCTCGTCGACATCGACGGCGACGAACTGCCGACGATTCAGGAACTCGGCTTCGACGAGCCGGAGGCCGACGTCCAGTCCGCCGGCACCGACGCGGCGCGCGAGCGGCTCCGGGCGTTCTGCGAGGACGGCATCTTCCGGTACGAGGACGACCGGGACTACCCGACTCGCAACGCGGTCTCGCGGCTCTCGACGGACCTGAAGTTCGGAACGATCGGGATTCGCGAGGTGTACGAGGCGACCGCGACCGCCCACGAGCGAGCCGACGGCGACGAGGTCGACTCCGTCGAGGAGTACCAGTCCCAGCTCGCCTGGCGGGAGTTCTACGCGCACGTCCTCTTTTACAACCCCGAGGTGGTCACCGAGAACTTCCGGACGTACGAACGCGAGATCGAGTGGCGGAACGACCCCGAGGAGCTGCGGGCGTGGAAGGACGGCGAGACGGGCTATCCGATCGTCGACGCCGGGATGCGCCAACTCAAGCGGGAGGCGTATATGCACAATCGCGTGCGGATGATCGTCGCCTCGTTCCTCACGAAGGACCTCCAGATCGACTGGCGCGAGGGCTACGACCACTTCCGGATCCACCTCGCGGACCACGACACCGCCAACGACAACGGCGGCTGGCAGTGGGCCGCCTCCACCGGGACCGACGCCCAGCCGTACTTCCGGATCTTCAATCCGATGACGCAGGGCGAACGCTACGACCCCGACGCCGAGTACATCACCGAGTACGTGCCGGAGCTCCGCGGCGTCGAGCCAGACCTGATCCACGAGTGGCACGAGCTCTCACCGACTCAGCGGGCGAACGCCGCCCCCGAGTACCCCGAGCCGATCGTCGATCACAGCGAGCGCCGCGAGTCGGCGCTGGCGATGTTCGAGGCCGCACGCGGCGACGAGTGA
- the sod gene encoding superoxide dismutase translates to MSYELDPLPYDYDALEPHISEQVLTWHHDTHHQGYVNGWNSAEETLEENREAGDFSSSAGAIRNVTHNGSGHILHDLFWNSMSPEGGDEPSGDLADRIEEDFGSYEAWKGEFEAAASNAGGWALLVYDSFSNQLRNVVVDKHDQGALWGSHPILALDVWEHSYYHDYGPARGDFIDNFFEVVDWDEPTARYEQAVELFE, encoded by the coding sequence ATGAGCTACGAACTCGATCCCCTTCCGTACGACTACGACGCGCTGGAACCGCACATCTCCGAGCAGGTGCTGACGTGGCATCACGACACGCACCACCAGGGCTACGTGAACGGCTGGAACAGCGCCGAAGAGACGCTCGAAGAGAACCGCGAGGCGGGCGACTTCTCCTCATCTGCGGGTGCGATCCGAAACGTGACCCACAACGGGTCGGGTCACATCCTGCACGACCTCTTCTGGAACTCGATGTCGCCTGAAGGCGGCGACGAGCCCTCGGGCGACCTCGCCGATCGCATCGAAGAGGACTTCGGCTCCTACGAAGCCTGGAAGGGCGAGTTCGAGGCCGCCGCGTCCAACGCGGGCGGCTGGGCGCTGTTGGTCTACGATTCGTTCTCGAACCAACTGCGCAACGTCGTCGTCGACAAGCACGACCAGGGCGCACTCTGGGGCTCCCACCCGATCCTCGCACTCGACGTCTGGGAGCACTCCTACTACCACGATTACGGCCCGGCCCGCGGCGACTTCATCGACAACTTCTTCGAGGTCGTCGACTGGGACGAACCCACCGCCCGCTACGAACAGGCCGTCGAACTCTTCGAGTAA
- a CDS encoding GNAT family N-acetyltransferase, producing MTDTADDGRGGGAADDGRTGVFVAETDAERRDAFAVRRAVFVDEQGVDEAIEYDDHDEPGADATHFVAYDDGAAVGAARLRAADETTAKAERVAVAADRRGEGWGRDIMRTVEGTARTEGFDRLALHAQTRVREFYERLGYDAHGEEFEEAGIPHIEMSIGLDDA from the coding sequence GTGACCGACACAGCCGACGACGGACGCGGGGGCGGGGCAGCGGACGACGGACGGACCGGCGTGTTCGTCGCAGAGACCGACGCCGAGCGGCGTGACGCCTTCGCCGTCCGGCGAGCGGTGTTCGTCGACGAGCAGGGCGTCGATGAGGCGATCGAGTACGACGACCACGACGAGCCCGGCGCCGACGCGACCCACTTCGTCGCGTACGACGACGGCGCGGCCGTCGGGGCGGCCCGGCTCCGCGCGGCGGACGAAACGACCGCGAAGGCCGAACGGGTCGCCGTCGCGGCCGACAGGCGCGGCGAGGGCTGGGGTCGAGACATAATGCGGACCGTCGAGGGGACCGCGCGCACGGAAGGGTTCGACCGACTCGCGCTCCACGCCCAGACGCGCGTCCGCGAGTTCTACGAGCGGCTCGGATACGACGCCCACGGCGAGGAGTTCGAGGAGGCTGGGATTCCGCACATCGAGATGTCGATCGGCCTCGACGACGCGTAG
- a CDS encoding tRNA uridine(34) 5-carboxymethylaminomethyl modification radical SAM/GNAT enzyme Elp3 produces the protein MSTDAESDGESDPTESDAFRRTCEDLVERILDGEVDRESLESAKLDACSEHSSPKVPKNVEILQHAPEGRREEVKEVVRRKPVRTASGVSPVAIMTSPHMCPHGKCLYCPGGPASEFDSSQSYTGHEPAAARGEQNDYDPYGQVTLRLEQLRHIGHPVDKVELILMGGTMTARSHDYQEWFVKRALEALNDYDLDAEPEPAEEQSFKPDPEDVEFRYLEDVIAENETADIRNIGTTFETKPDWCDPEQIDRMLDLGATKVEVGVQTTYERINREMHRGHGVQASIDANRRLRDSGFKVGFHMMPGQPGMTKEMILEDFRQLFEREEYRPDYLKIYPTLVVRGTRVYDQWRRDEFEPLGNEEAAEIISEVMGMIPEYTRLQRVQRDIPADFIDAGVWKSNLRQLAEQRAEEKGIEIRDIRAREAGMNDADPDPERVELGVKTYEVAGGTEHFLAFEDPVEDLLVGFCRLRFPNDPVRRELADAAVVRELHVYGSEAGIGSGQGEWQHRGYGRRLVRRAEELAADAGYDSLAIISGIGARQYYREKLGYHQDGPYVSKQLE, from the coding sequence GTGAGTACGGACGCCGAGAGCGACGGCGAGTCCGACCCGACCGAGAGCGACGCCTTCCGGCGGACCTGCGAGGACCTCGTCGAGCGCATCCTCGACGGCGAGGTCGACCGCGAGAGCCTGGAGTCGGCGAAGCTCGACGCCTGCTCGGAACACTCCTCGCCGAAGGTCCCCAAGAACGTCGAGATCCTCCAGCACGCCCCCGAGGGCCGACGCGAGGAGGTGAAAGAAGTCGTCCGCCGAAAGCCCGTCCGGACCGCCTCGGGCGTCTCGCCGGTGGCGATTATGACCTCGCCGCATATGTGCCCGCACGGGAAGTGCCTCTACTGCCCCGGCGGGCCGGCCTCGGAGTTCGACTCCTCGCAGTCGTACACGGGTCACGAGCCCGCGGCCGCCCGCGGCGAGCAGAACGACTACGACCCGTACGGACAGGTGACGCTGCGGCTCGAACAGCTCCGACACATCGGCCACCCGGTTGACAAGGTCGAACTGATCCTGATGGGCGGGACGATGACCGCCCGCAGTCACGACTATCAGGAGTGGTTCGTCAAGCGCGCGCTGGAGGCGCTGAACGACTACGATCTGGACGCCGAACCGGAGCCGGCCGAAGAGCAGTCGTTCAAGCCCGACCCCGAGGACGTCGAGTTCCGCTACCTCGAAGACGTCATCGCCGAGAACGAGACTGCCGACATCCGGAACATCGGGACGACCTTCGAGACCAAGCCCGACTGGTGCGACCCCGAACAGATCGACCGGATGCTCGACCTCGGCGCGACGAAGGTCGAGGTCGGCGTCCAGACGACCTACGAGCGCATCAACAGGGAGATGCACCGCGGCCACGGCGTCCAGGCATCGATCGACGCCAACCGCCGGCTCCGCGATTCGGGCTTCAAGGTCGGCTTCCATATGATGCCGGGCCAGCCGGGGATGACGAAGGAGATGATCCTCGAGGACTTCCGGCAGCTGTTCGAGCGCGAGGAGTACCGGCCCGACTACCTGAAGATCTACCCGACGCTCGTCGTCCGCGGGACGCGCGTCTACGACCAGTGGCGCCGCGACGAGTTCGAGCCGCTCGGCAACGAGGAGGCCGCGGAGATCATCAGCGAGGTGATGGGGATGATCCCCGAGTACACCCGCCTCCAGCGCGTCCAGCGCGACATCCCCGCGGACTTCATCGACGCCGGCGTCTGGAAGTCGAACCTCCGGCAGCTGGCCGAACAGCGCGCCGAGGAGAAGGGCATCGAGATCCGCGACATCCGCGCCCGCGAGGCCGGGATGAACGACGCTGACCCCGACCCCGAGCGGGTGGAACTCGGTGTGAAAACCTACGAGGTCGCCGGCGGGACGGAGCACTTCCTGGCGTTCGAAGACCCCGTCGAGGACCTCCTCGTGGGGTTCTGTCGGCTCCGCTTCCCGAACGACCCGGTCCGACGGGAACTGGCGGACGCGGCCGTCGTCCGCGAACTCCACGTCTACGGGAGCGAGGCCGGCATCGGCAGCGGCCAAGGCGAGTGGCAGCACCGGGGCTACGGCCGCCGGCTCGTCCGCCGGGCGGAGGAGCTCGCCGCCGACGCCGGCTACGACTCGCTGGCGATCATCTCCGGGATCGGCGCGCGCCAGTACTACCGCGAGAAGCTCGGCTACCACCAGGACGGTCCGTACGTCTCGAAGCAGTTGGAGTAG
- a CDS encoding DHH family phosphoesterase, with translation MDWITHDEDVWFDFRGDSPEQLTPGRFYKGTVDGFADFGVFVDLAPGVTGLLHRSELDQRLESLDWESGDTVFVQVKNVRSNGNIDLGWSIRQSESEFRGARVHDPDGDADGEPIEAEDDGPEPVKKTPKGVSTKSRATNGTESAETESGVGGGAAAEASEADTDSEPDAEADSGSESSEEPAETTADDAADAAEVAAAGAAASTAAKAEEASETESAQESDAEADAAEEPPERVAIDSLGDRVGDRVRIEGEIVGARQTGGPTIFEVRDETAVVDCAAFVEAGVRAYPEIGEGDVVRLDGEVELRRGELQVETEELTELTDEDAEAVEQRLVDALAERARPDSVEPLADHDAVAAVTDQLADAAEAIRTAVLQSRPIVVRHAATADGYVAGAAVERAVLPLIRDEHARADAEYHFFTRRPLDDPVYGMDAATNDVTQMLQDSERHDEKLPLVVLVGVGGTTDSLDGLGLLGVYGASRVVVDADEVDTEVVDEASVLVSPSLTETDASDLSTGALGANLASAVNDDITGDLAHLPAVSYWDDAPGAYVDLAAEAGYDADRTRELREAIALEAYYQSYQDKRELITDLLFEDDGGLAGHVSEQFRSKLDDEVATAQANLESRSVEGVDVGVLDADSYSHRFDFPPTSLLASALHRRNGHAVTVVYSTDELFVRVDGDVNVRTAARSASEAVPEGGVTAVGVRQNRIEFLSGAREDVVDAVVDAVVDQQ, from the coding sequence ATGGATTGGATTACGCACGACGAGGACGTTTGGTTTGATTTCAGAGGCGATTCGCCGGAGCAGCTCACGCCGGGGCGGTTCTACAAGGGAACGGTCGACGGGTTCGCCGACTTCGGCGTGTTCGTCGACCTCGCGCCGGGCGTCACCGGCCTCCTCCACCGGAGCGAACTCGACCAGCGGCTCGAGAGCCTCGACTGGGAGTCGGGCGATACGGTGTTCGTCCAGGTGAAGAACGTCAGGAGCAACGGCAACATCGACCTCGGCTGGTCGATCCGCCAGTCCGAGTCGGAGTTCCGCGGGGCCCGCGTCCACGACCCCGACGGCGACGCCGACGGCGAGCCGATCGAGGCCGAAGACGACGGCCCCGAGCCGGTGAAGAAGACGCCGAAGGGCGTCTCGACGAAGTCCCGCGCCACGAACGGCACCGAGTCCGCCGAGACCGAAAGCGGCGTCGGCGGCGGGGCGGCGGCGGAGGCGTCCGAGGCCGACACTGACTCCGAGCCCGACGCCGAGGCCGACTCCGGTTCCGAATCGTCCGAAGAGCCCGCGGAGACGACGGCGGACGACGCCGCGGACGCCGCGGAGGTCGCGGCGGCCGGCGCCGCAGCGTCGACGGCGGCCAAGGCCGAAGAGGCCAGCGAGACCGAAAGCGCCCAGGAATCCGACGCCGAAGCGGACGCGGCCGAGGAGCCGCCGGAGCGCGTCGCGATCGACTCCCTCGGCGACCGGGTCGGCGACCGCGTCCGGATCGAGGGCGAGATCGTCGGCGCGCGCCAGACCGGCGGCCCGACGATCTTCGAGGTCCGCGACGAGACCGCCGTGGTCGACTGCGCCGCGTTCGTCGAGGCCGGCGTCCGCGCCTACCCCGAGATCGGGGAGGGCGACGTCGTCCGCCTCGACGGCGAGGTCGAGCTCCGCCGCGGCGAACTGCAGGTCGAGACCGAAGAACTCACCGAGCTCACGGACGAGGACGCCGAGGCGGTCGAACAGCGCCTCGTCGACGCGCTCGCCGAGCGCGCCCGTCCCGACTCCGTCGAGCCGCTGGCCGACCACGACGCCGTCGCGGCCGTCACCGACCAGCTGGCCGACGCCGCGGAGGCTATCCGAACGGCGGTCCTCCAGTCGCGGCCGATCGTGGTCCGCCACGCCGCCACCGCGGATGGATACGTCGCCGGCGCGGCCGTCGAGCGCGCCGTCCTCCCGCTGATCCGCGACGAGCACGCCCGCGCCGACGCCGAGTACCACTTCTTCACGCGCCGCCCGCTCGACGACCCCGTCTACGGGATGGACGCCGCGACGAACGACGTGACCCAGATGCTCCAGGACAGCGAGCGCCACGACGAGAAGCTCCCGCTCGTGGTCCTCGTCGGCGTCGGCGGCACGACCGACTCGCTCGACGGCCTCGGCCTGCTCGGCGTCTACGGCGCCTCGCGCGTCGTGGTCGACGCCGACGAGGTCGACACGGAAGTCGTCGACGAGGCGAGCGTCCTGGTCTCGCCGAGCCTCACCGAGACGGACGCCTCGGACCTCTCGACCGGCGCGCTCGGCGCGAACCTCGCGTCGGCCGTCAACGACGACATTACCGGCGATCTCGCACACCTCCCGGCGGTGAGCTACTGGGACGACGCGCCCGGGGCGTACGTCGACCTCGCCGCGGAGGCCGGCTACGACGCCGACCGGACGCGTGAGCTCCGGGAGGCCATCGCGCTGGAGGCGTACTACCAGTCCTACCAGGACAAGCGCGAGCTCATCACCGACCTCCTGTTCGAGGACGACGGCGGGCTCGCGGGTCACGTCTCCGAGCAGTTCCGGAGCAAGCTCGACGACGAGGTCGCGACCGCGCAGGCGAACCTCGAATCCCGCTCGGTCGAGGGGGTCGACGTCGGCGTCCTCGACGCGGACTCCTACAGCCACCGGTTCGACTTCCCGCCGACGTCGCTGCTCGCCTCGGCGCTTCACCGCCGGAACGGCCACGCGGTGACGGTCGTCTACTCGACCGACGAGCTGTTCGTCCGCGTCGACGGCGACGTCAACGTCCGGACGGCCGCGCGGTCGGCGAGTGAGGCCGTCCCCGAGGGCGGCGTCACGGCCGTCGGCGTCCGACAGAACCGCATCGAGTTCCTCTCGGGCGCCCGCGAGGACGTCGTCGACGCCGTCGTCGACGCCGTCGTCGACCAGCAGTAA
- a CDS encoding YIP1 family protein: MTTWVADPEGGRDRGPRAVARAWLEVLLRPRQFFAHGVAPGDQAPGLVFAVVVALGYTVGLFAFVPARIPDLAGGPAVSAFVALAAVALVVAPATLHLTAALQTVLLILVVEDRAGVSETVQVIAYAAAPCVVAGVPIPAVRAGCALYGAALLVVGLRVVHGTSAARATLAGAIPAMLLFGTVFGGIDAGEAILLALGLI, encoded by the coding sequence GTGACCACCTGGGTAGCCGATCCGGAGGGCGGCCGCGACCGCGGTCCGCGCGCCGTCGCCCGCGCCTGGCTCGAAGTCCTCCTCCGACCCCGGCAGTTCTTCGCGCACGGCGTCGCGCCCGGCGATCAGGCCCCCGGCCTCGTGTTCGCGGTCGTCGTCGCCCTCGGGTACACCGTCGGCCTCTTCGCGTTCGTCCCCGCGCGGATCCCCGACCTCGCGGGCGGGCCGGCCGTCTCCGCGTTCGTCGCGCTCGCCGCCGTCGCGCTCGTCGTCGCGCCGGCGACGCTCCACCTCACCGCGGCGCTCCAGACGGTCCTCCTGATCCTCGTCGTCGAGGACCGGGCGGGCGTCAGCGAGACCGTCCAGGTGATCGCCTACGCGGCCGCGCCCTGCGTCGTCGCGGGCGTGCCGATTCCCGCGGTCCGCGCGGGCTGTGCGCTCTACGGGGCCGCGCTGCTCGTCGTCGGCCTCCGCGTCGTCCACGGGACGTCGGCCGCGCGAGCGACCCTCGCCGGCGCGATTCCGGCGATGTTGCTCTTCGGAACCGTCTTCGGCGGCATCGACGCGGGGGAGGCGATCCTCCTGGCGCTCGGGCTGATCTGA
- a CDS encoding thymidine kinase, which produces MHAITNSGWIEVVTGSMFSGKTEEILRRLRRAEIAGQEVAVFKPAVDDRYGETTVGSHVGRQWEATVVPSEGDGVWEIRESLNGQDVVAIDEANFFGPELVDVCQRLADDGRRVLVSGIDQTYRGEPFEPLPQLMAVAEYVDKLQAICAQCGEPATRNQRFVDGEPAHVDDPTIVVGAEESYEARCRNCHTLRRD; this is translated from the coding sequence ATGCACGCGATCACGAACAGCGGCTGGATCGAGGTCGTCACGGGCTCGATGTTCTCGGGGAAGACCGAGGAGATCCTCCGCCGGCTCCGACGCGCGGAGATCGCGGGCCAGGAGGTCGCGGTGTTCAAGCCCGCGGTCGACGACCGCTACGGCGAGACCACCGTCGGCTCCCACGTCGGCCGCCAGTGGGAGGCGACCGTCGTCCCCAGCGAGGGCGACGGCGTCTGGGAGATCCGCGAGTCGCTGAACGGCCAGGACGTCGTCGCGATCGACGAGGCGAACTTCTTCGGTCCCGAGCTCGTCGACGTCTGCCAGCGGCTGGCCGACGACGGCCGGCGCGTGCTCGTCTCCGGCATCGACCAGACCTACCGCGGCGAGCCGTTCGAGCCGCTCCCGCAGCTGATGGCCGTCGCGGAGTACGTCGACAAGCTCCAGGCGATCTGCGCGCAGTGCGGCGAGCCCGCGACGCGGAATCAGCGCTTCGTCGACGGCGAGCCCGCCCACGTCGACGATCCGACGATCGTCGTCGGCGCCGAGGAGTCCTACGAGGCGCGCTGCCGGAACTGTCATACCCTCCGGCGCGACTAA
- a CDS encoding DsrE family protein, whose protein sequence is MQVVFHLSSGDVDDWRHALGNVRNLLADDTADVDDVVLLVNGDAIRAVEAGSPVSTEVRALGETPVRCLGCRNSVSSRDMAATDLLANVDLVPSGVGELARLQDEGYAYLKVP, encoded by the coding sequence ATGCAGGTCGTCTTCCACCTCTCCAGCGGCGACGTCGACGACTGGCGCCACGCGCTCGGGAACGTCCGGAACCTCCTCGCGGACGACACCGCAGACGTCGACGACGTCGTCCTGCTCGTCAACGGCGACGCGATCCGGGCCGTCGAGGCAGGCTCGCCGGTCTCGACGGAGGTCCGCGCCCTCGGGGAGACGCCGGTCCGCTGCCTGGGGTGTCGGAACTCCGTTTCGAGCCGCGATATGGCGGCGACGGACCTGCTGGCGAACGTCGACCTCGTCCCCTCCGGCGTCGGCGAACTCGCACGTCTCCAAGACGAGGGCTACGCGTACCTCAAAGTTCCCTGA